The following proteins are encoded in a genomic region of Leptospira ryugenii:
- the mpl36 gene encoding RlpA family plasminogen-binding lipoprotein MPL36, giving the protein MQKFLIVPLVLWLVSCSSTDATRRSYSASGDPEDIFFERSQKSRTVSNSEDPVAKSVLADLDATKPTTGLPEKKANPTGSFDEVGLSSWYGLKFQGRQTASGEPFDRTKLTGAHRTLPLGTLVKIQNLENNKEAVVRINDRGPFVDERIVDVSEKTAELLDFKDKGVTKVGIRVLKKGEAVEDLDNDLDDADLLDDVPAKPEKLTPNKTNPTPTKTAVPSVQQPKGYTVQVGVFKEQERANKYKETLKSEYNESVFIYPREGKYVVQVGDFSDRTKAESLKSRMKYDGIDCFIPPK; this is encoded by the coding sequence ATGCAAAAGTTTTTAATCGTACCTTTGGTACTATGGCTGGTATCTTGTTCCTCCACAGACGCAACAAGAAGAAGCTACAGTGCCTCCGGAGATCCAGAGGATATTTTTTTCGAAAGGTCACAGAAAAGCCGAACTGTTTCCAACAGTGAGGACCCTGTTGCCAAGTCTGTGTTAGCAGATCTCGACGCAACGAAACCGACAACTGGATTGCCAGAAAAGAAAGCAAACCCTACAGGTAGCTTCGATGAAGTGGGATTATCTTCTTGGTATGGATTGAAATTCCAAGGGCGCCAAACGGCGAGTGGTGAGCCATTTGATAGAACCAAATTAACGGGAGCCCACAGAACTCTTCCTTTAGGCACGCTGGTCAAGATCCAAAACCTTGAAAATAATAAGGAAGCTGTCGTGCGAATCAACGACCGAGGGCCTTTTGTGGATGAACGCATCGTGGATGTTTCGGAAAAAACTGCCGAACTACTCGATTTTAAAGATAAAGGTGTAACCAAAGTCGGCATTCGTGTTCTCAAAAAAGGAGAGGCGGTGGAAGATCTTGACAATGACCTGGACGATGCAGACCTTTTAGATGATGTTCCCGCAAAGCCAGAGAAATTAACTCCCAACAAAACCAATCCTACACCTACAAAAACTGCTGTTCCTTCAGTCCAACAGCCAAAGGGATATACGGTGCAAGTTGGAGTGTTTAAGGAACAAGAACGTGCCAATAAATACAAGGAAACCTTAAAGTCAGAATACAACGAATCCGTCTTTATCTATCCTAGGGAAGGGAAGTATGTGGTTCAAGTTGGGGATTTCTCCGATCGAACCAAGGCAGAAAGTCTGAAATCTCGTATGAAGTACGATGGGATCGACTGCTTCATTCCCCCCAAATAA
- a CDS encoding tetratricopeptide repeat protein, translating to MQAPEIQSLFNEAVRLEKAGERKKSKETYLKIIELSPDHHLSYQNLGAIFSKEGDHRNALDFFLKAIRLNPDFKNYYNAGVSVFKLKEYEKAVHFIKQALHLNKQFILGHLLLAQIYQHLNQDEKTEIYLKNIIKLDPNHKSALGGLAMFYYERKRYPESLKMLERYLLLYPGNAQLKLIQSEVLAKQGNFKESANLLMEMTKTDVGFTHFNETLASAWQEEDELAKESIHRIQTTAKKRLKEFQTKLELSRENPEEFAPPEPQEALDLSLLYLFNGNPEKAMQYLVFAQKMKENTDAKD from the coding sequence ATGCAAGCGCCCGAAATCCAATCACTATTCAATGAGGCTGTAAGACTCGAAAAAGCAGGTGAAAGGAAAAAAAGCAAAGAGACATATTTAAAAATCATCGAGTTATCCCCAGACCATCATCTCAGCTATCAAAACTTAGGTGCCATTTTTTCAAAAGAGGGAGATCATCGGAATGCCTTGGACTTCTTTCTGAAAGCAATCCGATTAAATCCTGATTTCAAAAATTACTATAATGCAGGTGTTTCTGTATTCAAATTGAAAGAATATGAAAAGGCTGTGCATTTCATTAAACAGGCATTACATTTAAACAAACAGTTTATCCTTGGGCATTTGCTCTTGGCTCAAATCTACCAACATCTAAACCAAGATGAGAAGACAGAGATTTATCTAAAAAATATTATTAAACTAGATCCAAACCATAAATCAGCTTTGGGAGGCTTAGCTATGTTTTATTATGAAAGGAAGCGCTATCCGGAGAGTTTGAAAATGCTGGAGAGATACCTTTTGCTCTATCCAGGTAATGCTCAACTTAAGTTGATTCAATCGGAAGTATTGGCAAAACAGGGGAACTTTAAAGAATCAGCAAATCTTTTGATGGAAATGACAAAGACGGATGTTGGTTTCACTCATTTTAATGAAACCTTGGCATCGGCCTGGCAAGAGGAAGATGAACTAGCAAAGGAAAGCATACATCGAATCCAAACAACGGCAAAAAAAAGACTAAAAGAATTCCAAACAAAATTGGAGCTATCAAGAGAGAATCCAGAAGAATTTGCGCCACCAGAACCCCAGGAAGCTTTGGATTTAAGTTTGTTGTATCTATTTAACGGAAATCCAGAAAAAGCGATGCAATATTTGGTCTTTGCCCAGAAGATGAAGGAAAACACGGATGCAAAGGACTGA
- a CDS encoding tetratricopeptide repeat protein — protein sequence MRGILLLICLTIFSCRYPVKNQERIEEDRGFLLPPETEDSYSCNQKGIRAAKDGKIEMAEAIWDDCVQTNPRSVLTHLNRLRLFFLLEEYETFKKKVQKEAPEFQNPTYLAILRDLEEKYRLEEQVVLLDGLSRVKGWELYAYQELAEYYQNQGNINYAVSYWNQILEVNPFHEDALYGMVEIQIIQQKWYSVLDYAKSISVVAKKRKDYHYYFMKAYFELGEYSEAISWAVKATDQEKAQLSFLELWRDCLLLTQEDPKWDALLPHYRKLKELGYTIPESNFFPTKDTSGKELRKAMRSGRH from the coding sequence TTGAGAGGGATTTTATTACTCATTTGCCTTACCATATTTTCTTGTCGTTACCCTGTTAAGAACCAGGAAAGGATAGAGGAAGATAGAGGGTTTTTACTTCCTCCTGAAACAGAAGATAGTTATTCCTGTAACCAGAAAGGGATTAGAGCTGCAAAGGATGGCAAAATAGAAATGGCAGAAGCTATTTGGGACGATTGTGTCCAAACCAATCCACGTTCTGTTCTGACACATCTGAATCGGCTCCGGCTTTTTTTCCTTTTAGAAGAATATGAAACATTCAAAAAAAAGGTCCAAAAAGAAGCACCAGAATTCCAAAATCCAACCTACCTCGCCATCCTCAGAGACTTAGAAGAGAAATATCGATTAGAAGAACAAGTAGTACTTCTAGACGGACTTTCAAGAGTGAAAGGATGGGAATTATATGCTTACCAAGAACTAGCTGAATACTACCAAAACCAGGGAAATATCAATTATGCGGTTTCCTATTGGAACCAAATCTTAGAGGTGAATCCTTTCCATGAGGACGCTTTGTACGGTATGGTAGAGATCCAGATTATCCAACAAAAATGGTATTCTGTTTTGGATTATGCAAAATCCATATCTGTAGTTGCAAAGAAGAGGAAAGATTATCATTACTATTTTATGAAGGCCTATTTTGAATTGGGTGAATACAGTGAAGCAATCTCTTGGGCGGTCAAAGCAACTGACCAGGAAAAGGCCCAACTCTCTTTTTTAGAACTTTGGAGAGATTGTTTATTGCTCACACAAGAAGACCCGAAGTGGGACGCATTGTTGCCTCACTACCGAAAATTGAAAGAATTGGGATATACGATACCAGAATCAAATTTTTTTCCCACTAAAGATACTTCTGGTAAAGAATTAAGAAAAGCAATGCGATCAGGTAGACATTGA
- the folP gene encoding dihydropteroate synthase, whose translation MSTYFGILNMTEDSFSDGNQFLEPKYALRKIEELLKDGADWIEISGQSSNVSATLVPIEEEIRRIRSILPELRKLTPQICLDSFRPEVQSVGIQEGVLVVNDISGFSDPKSKMILQPLLLQNREIKLIVMHSHTLGIARKESILTTDNILQHITAFFKERQSYLSSWGLETDRLYFDPGMGMFLGEDANLSFTALAKIDVLLEEYPNLMVSVSRKSFLGSALGGIPALEREIATLVCEQYLVEKGVPWIRTHNIKKIKQAEIILKRIKSMST comes from the coding sequence ATGAGCACTTATTTTGGAATCCTGAATATGACCGAAGATTCTTTTTCGGATGGGAATCAATTTTTGGAACCCAAATATGCCCTACGTAAAATCGAAGAGCTCCTCAAGGATGGTGCAGATTGGATCGAAATTTCAGGCCAATCCTCAAATGTTTCTGCAACACTCGTTCCCATAGAAGAAGAAATCCGAAGGATTCGCAGTATCCTTCCTGAATTAAGAAAGCTGACTCCCCAGATCTGTTTGGATAGCTTTCGACCAGAGGTTCAGTCAGTGGGCATCCAAGAAGGAGTATTGGTTGTAAATGATATCAGCGGATTTTCAGACCCTAAATCAAAAATGATCTTACAACCCTTGTTACTCCAAAACAGGGAGATTAAGTTGATAGTTATGCACTCTCACACACTTGGCATCGCGCGAAAAGAATCCATTTTGACCACTGATAACATTCTCCAACACATAACTGCATTTTTTAAAGAGAGACAATCCTATCTGTCCTCTTGGGGGCTAGAAACCGATCGATTGTATTTTGATCCTGGGATGGGAATGTTTTTAGGAGAGGATGCAAATCTTTCCTTCACTGCCCTAGCAAAGATTGATGTCCTCTTGGAAGAGTATCCAAATCTTATGGTGAGTGTCTCGAGGAAGTCTTTTTTGGGTTCGGCATTAGGGGGTATCCCTGCTCTAGAACGAGAGATAGCCACTTTGGTTTGCGAACAGTATCTAGTTGAAAAAGGTGTCCCTTGGATCCGCACTCATAACATAAAAAAAATCAAACAAGCCGAGATCATTTTAAAGAGAATCAAATCAATGTCTACCTGA
- a CDS encoding OmpA family protein: MKKGILLTLVVAIGLLAQPLPKITDSYFFGPLNTQNVEYNPIISPTGRYLVFQSNRPGGEGGMDIWVTENLSYPNRMKTPSWDAPKNFRELNTPNFEGMFTVLFDEAEKPYELYFTSARYDDARDRKKNRDGFDGLNIYYTKINPRTGLWAIPLHLNEINSHFEDKMPAVSPDGCYVIFSSNRPGGLGGYDLWISKRVPSTKIENLEPNADKPRLKCRDGVWQRPINLGSSVNGPEDEISPSFHWDGTRLYFSSNRNQQQKKYSFYYSDYDSNSEKYSIPKLMGDPFNTKRVLTTQSTGFPFDTPSDRSTYSLYEESDNEGISVTHDDLWFYFASNRPGGQGQFDIYRTQVPEDLRKSYDFVFRGLVYDGSESIMIGLDATLKIFDETKPIGIITSKRIGGDLSTEENENFRTNIRTGKFYRVEISSPGFIPTELNLDLRGNVGEKKEQYSRIKLLPIKEEKPDRPDMTIKGIRFVVKDKKTNVVIPNADCTYFDDINRKGKVLTPKDNQFDLTETPNIGFEILVKAKGYKTDTFLFPVQRIQDMVGKETVLYLRNLNDYDDLYNTVIYFPFNQRSISDEDKKILDRFAEYLIKNKNDIVEIGGHTDNVGSKEYNITLSEDRALAVYQYLREKGVAKEKMKIQAYHYSQPLTDNDTEEGRAKNRRVNFKKVN; this comes from the coding sequence ATGAAAAAGGGAATTCTACTTACATTGGTTGTTGCGATTGGTTTGTTGGCTCAACCCTTACCTAAAATCACGGATTCTTATTTTTTTGGTCCATTAAATACCCAAAATGTAGAATACAACCCTATTATCTCACCAACTGGTCGGTATTTGGTTTTCCAGTCCAATCGCCCCGGTGGTGAAGGGGGCATGGATATTTGGGTTACAGAAAATTTAAGTTACCCAAATCGAATGAAAACACCGTCCTGGGATGCACCGAAAAATTTCCGAGAGTTGAATACTCCAAATTTTGAAGGGATGTTTACCGTTCTATTCGATGAGGCTGAAAAGCCGTACGAGTTGTATTTTACATCCGCTCGTTACGATGATGCTAGAGATAGAAAAAAAAACCGAGATGGTTTCGATGGATTAAATATCTATTATACCAAGATCAATCCGCGAACAGGTCTTTGGGCAATCCCCTTACATTTAAATGAAATCAATTCACATTTTGAAGATAAAATGCCTGCGGTTTCACCGGATGGCTGTTATGTGATATTTTCCTCCAATCGTCCAGGAGGATTGGGCGGTTATGATTTATGGATTTCAAAAAGAGTTCCCAGCACAAAGATTGAGAACCTAGAACCAAATGCGGACAAGCCCAGATTGAAATGTAGAGATGGGGTTTGGCAACGACCTATTAATCTTGGTTCTTCGGTAAATGGTCCTGAGGATGAGATCAGTCCTAGTTTTCATTGGGATGGTACGCGTTTGTATTTTAGTTCTAACCGTAACCAACAGCAGAAAAAATATAGCTTCTATTACTCAGACTATGACTCCAACTCAGAAAAATATTCTATTCCAAAACTGATGGGAGATCCTTTCAATACCAAACGAGTACTCACAACTCAATCAACAGGCTTTCCATTCGATACACCGTCTGATCGTTCAACCTATAGTTTATACGAGGAAAGTGACAACGAAGGAATCAGCGTTACACATGATGATTTATGGTTTTACTTTGCATCCAATCGTCCAGGAGGACAGGGACAATTTGATATCTATCGGACTCAAGTCCCGGAAGACCTGCGCAAATCTTATGATTTTGTATTTAGAGGATTGGTTTATGATGGTTCCGAATCCATTATGATTGGATTGGATGCCACTTTAAAAATTTTTGATGAAACAAAACCAATCGGTATCATCACTTCCAAAAGAATCGGAGGTGATCTTTCTACCGAAGAGAATGAAAATTTTCGTACAAATATTCGAACTGGCAAGTTCTATCGTGTAGAAATTTCCTCGCCAGGGTTCATTCCGACCGAGCTGAATTTGGACCTTCGGGGAAATGTGGGTGAAAAAAAGGAACAATACTCTCGGATAAAACTGTTACCAATCAAAGAAGAAAAACCTGATCGGCCAGATATGACTATAAAAGGCATTCGATTTGTCGTGAAAGACAAAAAGACAAATGTAGTCATTCCAAATGCTGATTGTACATATTTTGATGATATTAATCGAAAAGGAAAGGTGCTGACGCCAAAGGACAATCAGTTTGATTTAACAGAAACACCTAACATCGGCTTTGAGATTTTGGTTAAAGCAAAGGGATACAAAACAGATACCTTTTTGTTTCCTGTCCAACGGATCCAGGACATGGTTGGCAAAGAAACAGTCTTATATTTGCGGAATTTGAATGATTATGATGATCTTTATAATACGGTTATCTATTTTCCGTTTAACCAACGTTCAATCAGTGACGAGGACAAAAAGATCTTAGATAGATTTGCTGAATATCTAATTAAAAATAAGAATGATATCGTTGAAATCGGTGGTCATACAGATAATGTAGGTAGTAAAGAATACAACATTACCTTAAGTGAAGATAGAGCATTGGCAGTGTATCAATATCTGAGAGAAAAAGGGGTAGCAAAAGAAAAAATGAAAATCCAGGCTTATCATTATTCTCAACCTCTTACGGACAACGATACCGAAGAAGGCCGCGCAAAAAACCGAAGAGTAAACTTTAAAAAAGTCAATTAA
- a CDS encoding DUF1577 domain-containing protein yields MILPIKTHFQKERAFEDLDPSVNISEFFKSRMAAEGLFLKGYDTDLRIKFKGERQDGSHIFETDVVIDLGSSKFTVYTTPSYHIEVEYELLNQKDTLLLGKILSKKISNQIRVESRNDKVYGTVVASNFLIAKTNIDFSKLTGVSSQVILTDIHKNLLNAYPKSKVVFVAGGDQSDEIDLLREKQKPLYILNTHTLESHPSSEVFDPKSAFEEDMILEDKIAEYKRKKIDSFLLYPIFIAMNDLHFFAYLTIEMEKTSVPEEVFQKYKEVESTFQARIMDSNTQVLDLKQNVFNVSRGGLSIEIREREIIKALKVKPSMTLDINFKMQAPLRMAVELRHMEEVKDYFVVGGQIVGLIGDKKAKDIYYSLITFFS; encoded by the coding sequence ATGATATTACCTATCAAAACACATTTTCAAAAAGAAAGAGCCTTCGAAGATTTAGACCCTTCTGTAAATATTTCAGAGTTCTTCAAAAGCAGAATGGCGGCTGAAGGACTTTTTTTGAAAGGATACGACACAGATTTGCGGATCAAGTTTAAGGGTGAAAGACAGGACGGCTCTCATATTTTTGAAACGGATGTAGTCATTGATCTCGGAAGTTCAAAGTTTACTGTTTATACCACTCCTTCCTATCATATAGAGGTAGAGTATGAATTATTAAACCAAAAGGATACCTTGCTTTTGGGAAAGATTTTATCAAAAAAGATTAGTAACCAAATCCGAGTAGAATCTAGAAATGATAAAGTGTACGGGACGGTCGTTGCTTCGAACTTTTTGATCGCAAAAACGAATATTGATTTTTCGAAGTTAACGGGTGTGAGTTCACAAGTTATTCTAACCGATATTCACAAAAATCTACTGAACGCCTACCCAAAATCAAAGGTAGTGTTTGTTGCTGGTGGAGACCAGTCCGATGAAATAGATTTATTAAGGGAAAAACAAAAACCTCTTTATATTCTAAATACTCACACTCTTGAATCTCATCCATCCTCGGAAGTTTTTGATCCAAAATCTGCGTTTGAAGAAGATATGATTTTGGAAGATAAGATTGCAGAGTATAAAAGGAAAAAAATTGATTCTTTCCTTTTATATCCTATCTTCATTGCCATGAATGATCTTCATTTCTTTGCCTATTTGACCATTGAAATGGAAAAGACTTCGGTTCCGGAAGAAGTATTTCAGAAATATAAAGAAGTTGAATCTACCTTCCAAGCTCGGATCATGGATTCCAATACCCAAGTACTAGACTTAAAACAAAACGTATTTAATGTCTCTCGAGGTGGTCTTTCTATTGAGATTCGAGAAAGAGAGATCATTAAGGCACTTAAAGTGAAACCTTCGATGACTTTAGATATTAACTTCAAAATGCAAGCACCACTCCGTATGGCGGTTGAACTTCGCCACATGGAAGAAGTTAAAGACTATTTTGTTGTTGGCGGACAAATTGTTGGATTGATTGGGGACAAAAAAGCAAAAGATATTTATTATAGTCTAATCACATTTTTTAGTTAA
- the hisS gene encoding histidine--tRNA ligase has product MKEKKLTTENYKGTRDFFPEDMRIRNYLFSIMKQVVRSYGYEEYDGPMLESLDLYRAKTGEEIVGKQIYDFVDKGGREVAIRPEMTPTVARMVASRLRELPRPIRWFSIPNLWRYEQPGHGRLREHWQLNVDIFGVNHHAAELEIFSLACDILFAFGAPRNSFRLKVSHRSLLDEFFQNGLKLKPEQAHDVSKILDKKSKITQDEYVSMVQKVVPNNNDAVTLIDQFLNSNIANLKEIPGISEDSYQKIQSLFSDLESLGLRDIIDFDPSVVRGFDYYTGFIFEIFDTSPKNKRSLYGGGRYDNLIGLFSHEELSGTGFGLGDVTLLNFLQTHNLVPNLSNENTVFIPLLDETFFLSCQTIAKEFRKHGIPVDQALVSQKMGKQLSYAEKKGYRWILLLGEDEIAKNLVTLKDMQERSQETFSLEVALQKVNEQTKK; this is encoded by the coding sequence GTGAAAGAAAAAAAACTCACCACAGAAAATTATAAAGGTACCCGAGATTTTTTTCCAGAAGACATGCGTATTCGCAACTATCTTTTTTCCATTATGAAACAGGTAGTTCGTTCTTATGGATATGAAGAGTATGATGGTCCCATGTTGGAATCTTTAGATTTATACCGAGCAAAAACGGGAGAGGAAATTGTTGGGAAACAAATCTATGACTTTGTAGATAAGGGTGGTAGGGAAGTCGCGATACGGCCCGAAATGACTCCTACAGTAGCTAGGATGGTTGCGAGTCGATTGCGAGAATTGCCTCGGCCCATCCGTTGGTTTTCGATACCCAACTTATGGAGATACGAGCAGCCAGGGCATGGACGTTTACGAGAGCATTGGCAGTTAAATGTTGATATCTTCGGTGTAAATCACCATGCGGCCGAGCTTGAAATCTTTTCTTTAGCTTGTGACATTCTGTTCGCTTTTGGGGCACCGAGAAATTCTTTTCGACTCAAAGTGTCACATCGTAGCTTGTTGGATGAATTTTTTCAGAATGGTTTAAAATTAAAACCAGAGCAGGCGCACGATGTTTCAAAAATTTTGGACAAGAAGAGCAAAATCACCCAGGATGAATATGTATCAATGGTACAAAAAGTGGTGCCAAATAACAATGATGCGGTCACACTCATTGATCAATTTCTAAATTCAAACATAGCAAACCTGAAAGAAATCCCTGGTATTTCTGAGGATTCCTACCAAAAAATCCAAAGTTTATTTTCCGATTTAGAGAGTTTGGGTCTTCGGGACATCATTGATTTTGACCCTTCCGTCGTTAGGGGATTTGATTATTATACAGGTTTTATCTTTGAGATTTTTGATACGAGTCCCAAAAACAAACGTTCTCTCTACGGCGGTGGTCGCTATGACAATCTAATCGGTCTCTTTTCTCACGAGGAGCTATCGGGAACAGGTTTTGGTTTGGGAGATGTGACTTTACTCAATTTTTTGCAAACTCACAATCTAGTACCAAATCTCTCGAATGAAAACACAGTTTTCATTCCACTTCTAGATGAAACTTTTTTCTTATCCTGCCAAACCATAGCAAAAGAGTTCCGAAAGCATGGAATCCCTGTAGACCAAGCCTTGGTTTCTCAAAAGATGGGAAAACAACTATCGTATGCAGAAAAAAAAGGGTATCGTTGGATCTTGTTACTTGGTGAAGATGAAATTGCTAAAAACTTGGTAACACTGAAAGATATGCAAGAACGTTCTCAAGAAACTTTTAGCTTAGAAGTTGCCTTACAAAAAGTTAACGAGCAAACAAAAAAATGA
- a CDS encoding phosphatase PAP2 family protein — MNLISETDLRFSQWIKKYLHNEKLSWVLSRVNRGEVFALILLPLMILSQRYSPLYVSLPLVLVFTFFTDRLVLFLKKYYARKRPLISVMGKVDANPDMKHSFPSAHSANSMVVATILVFAFHETPYFFVFSIFAGVGRLLTLHHYVSDIVGGWIIGVLMGLFGVFFFQSVISTWRY; from the coding sequence ATGAATCTAATTTCAGAAACTGATCTGAGGTTTTCGCAGTGGATCAAGAAGTATCTTCACAATGAGAAGCTTTCTTGGGTTTTATCAAGAGTGAATCGAGGAGAAGTTTTTGCCTTGATTTTACTTCCTTTGATGATCCTTAGCCAAAGATACTCGCCTTTGTACGTTTCTCTTCCTTTAGTTTTGGTATTTACTTTTTTTACCGATAGGTTGGTGCTATTCCTAAAAAAATATTACGCAAGGAAACGTCCTTTGATCAGTGTAATGGGGAAGGTAGATGCAAATCCTGATATGAAGCACTCTTTTCCTTCGGCGCATAGCGCGAATTCTATGGTCGTTGCTACAATTCTAGTTTTTGCATTCCATGAGACCCCATATTTTTTTGTCTTCAGTATTTTTGCTGGAGTCGGTCGTTTGCTAACTTTGCATCACTATGTCAGTGATATTGTGGGAGGATGGATCATTGGAGTTTTGATGGGTCTTTTTGGAGTTTTCTTTTTTCAATCTGTAATTAGTACCTGGAGATATTGA
- a CDS encoding lysophospholipid acyltransferase family protein, producing MKTIGYFFSFCIVYLFYLPFKILPYRVCLAYGILLTRIIFPIAKRHRKIAADNLHYAFPEKNEVEILNLVKKHFDHLGILLAHTLWAPRMTRKWLDTYLQIDEESLKIEEETKKSGVGVVLISGHLGTWEILVQFLGIRMKGGGIYKRVRNPFVDKLLHDMRANNGIVLVPVEDSSQVVKMLKQGYWVGFGSDQNAGKAGIFVPFMNRQASTFVGPVTMAYLTGAKMLYYSVLAGEKGKVIVRVKDLGFVDKKKFGTKEEILRYYTELWTRTLESEVRLFPEQYFWVHRRWRTQPPDTTT from the coding sequence ATGAAGACAATTGGTTATTTTTTCTCCTTTTGCATTGTTTATTTGTTTTACTTACCCTTTAAAATCTTACCCTATCGTGTTTGTCTTGCATATGGCATCCTTTTAACGAGAATTATTTTTCCGATCGCAAAGAGGCATCGCAAAATTGCTGCAGATAATTTACATTATGCGTTTCCGGAAAAGAATGAAGTAGAGATTCTAAATCTTGTCAAAAAACACTTTGATCATCTAGGGATTCTTTTGGCTCACACCCTATGGGCACCGAGGATGACTCGGAAGTGGTTGGATACCTATCTACAAATTGACGAAGAAAGCCTCAAGATAGAAGAAGAAACCAAGAAGTCTGGTGTGGGGGTCGTTTTAATTTCAGGACATTTGGGTACTTGGGAGATACTCGTTCAATTTTTAGGAATTCGTATGAAAGGTGGGGGAATCTATAAAAGAGTTCGCAATCCTTTTGTGGATAAACTCCTTCATGACATGCGAGCAAATAATGGTATTGTTTTGGTCCCGGTTGAAGATTCCTCTCAAGTTGTGAAAATGTTAAAGCAAGGCTATTGGGTAGGCTTTGGCTCCGATCAAAATGCGGGAAAGGCGGGAATATTTGTTCCTTTTATGAATAGGCAAGCTTCTACTTTTGTTGGACCTGTGACTATGGCTTATTTAACAGGCGCTAAAATGTTATACTATTCTGTGTTGGCAGGCGAAAAAGGCAAAGTTATTGTAAGAGTTAAAGATTTAGGTTTCGTAGATAAAAAGAAATTCGGAACCAAAGAAGAAATTTTAAGATATTATACAGAATTGTGGACGAGAACTCTCGAAAGTGAGGTTAGATTGTTTCCGGAACAGTATTTCTGGGTACACCGAAGGTGGCGTACCCAGCCGCCGGATACAACTACGTAA
- a CDS encoding Re/Si-specific NAD(P)(+) transhydrogenase subunit alpha: MKIGALKEPSFENRVSLTPDVIDALQKLGFSISIESGAGNQAFFSDSDYQQAGAKVLPKSELLGDSDILVSIHQTDADTFSKIAKSKLYIGTFSPLAQPTKFKEMANFGMKVFSMDMIPRITRAQSMDVLSSQATVSGYKAVLLAAANYSRFFPMLTTAAGTITPARALILGAGVAGLQAIATARRLGAVVDVFDTRPEVREQCMSLGAKFVEVEGAADASGSGGYAVEQSEDYQRRQKEAIAKYAEKADIIVTTALIPGKKAPVLITKEMVESMRKGSVIVDLAAVMGGNCELTQNDATILHNGVTIIGNSNLPSTQPMDASKMYAKNIVNFLKLFVNKEKQFNINLEDEIINTCLIADQGEIRHKAILSLLT, encoded by the coding sequence ATGAAAATCGGAGCCTTAAAAGAACCTTCATTTGAAAATCGAGTTTCTCTCACACCTGATGTAATCGACGCATTACAAAAATTAGGTTTTAGTATTTCGATCGAATCTGGTGCGGGAAACCAAGCCTTCTTTTCAGATTCCGATTACCAGCAAGCAGGCGCTAAGGTATTGCCAAAAAGTGAATTACTTGGTGATTCTGATATTCTAGTCTCAATACACCAGACAGATGCAGACACATTTTCAAAGATAGCAAAATCAAAATTATATATTGGTACTTTCTCACCACTTGCCCAGCCGACAAAATTCAAAGAAATGGCAAACTTTGGAATGAAAGTTTTTTCTATGGATATGATTCCTAGAATCACGAGAGCTCAATCTATGGATGTATTGAGTTCACAGGCAACGGTTTCAGGATACAAAGCTGTTTTACTTGCCGCCGCGAATTATAGTCGTTTTTTTCCAATGCTCACCACAGCAGCAGGAACCATTACTCCCGCAAGAGCTTTGATCCTGGGTGCTGGTGTTGCTGGTTTGCAAGCCATTGCAACTGCCAGAAGATTGGGCGCTGTGGTCGATGTATTTGATACGAGACCCGAGGTCCGAGAACAATGTATGTCTCTTGGCGCAAAGTTTGTTGAGGTAGAGGGTGCAGCAGATGCCAGTGGAAGTGGCGGATATGCAGTTGAACAATCCGAAGACTACCAACGAAGACAAAAAGAAGCCATTGCTAAGTATGCGGAAAAAGCAGACATCATTGTGACCACAGCTTTAATCCCTGGGAAAAAAGCACCCGTTCTCATCACAAAAGAAATGGTTGAGTCCATGCGAAAGGGATCTGTGATAGTTGATTTAGCGGCTGTTATGGGTGGTAACTGTGAATTAACTCAAAATGACGCAACGATCTTACACAATGGAGTCACCATCATTGGAAATTCTAATCTTCCTTCAACGCAACCGATGGATGCAAGCAAGATGTATGCAAAAAACATTGTGAATTTTTTAAAGCTCTTTGTGAATAAAGAGAAACAATTCAACATAAATTTAGAAGATGAAATCATCAACACCTGTCTGATTGCAGACCAGGGAGAGATAAGGCACAAGGCTATTCTGTCTTTGCTTACGTAG